The region TACTAAAAGAGCAAACGTCACAGTATAGACTGGATTCACTGCATAAATTCCTAATAACCATAAGTTACCTAAACTAACTATTAAGGCTTGGAAAAATGCGACAACTAGGAACGTTGCCATTCTTGCTAAAAATTGTTGACGCATTGAATATTTTTTCTTAGCACGCTCTGATAAATGGAAATCAGTCGTTGCAATACTTGAAAATAAAACAGCCCCTACCCATAAACACAATGCTGTATAAAATGGGGAACTTGCAGAACCATTATTAGGTACAGGATAAACGTTTTTCTGATCGATCTTAACAGGATTAGCGATAAAATCACTTTCTGCTTTGGCATCAGCTTTTAAAACTTTAATAACCTCTTTTAAGTCGATCTCTTTCTTACCTTTTCGAATAAAATCGGCAGCTTTATGAATTCCTTTACGCATATTAGGCCAATCATTTTCAATCATTTTAGTTGCTGTCGTCAATGCTTCTTCGACTTCTGGAAACTTATCATTAGCTACTTTTAAGGTTTTTGTTAAATCATTTTCTAATTTAGGTAAGTCTGATTTTACAAAATCGGCAGCTTTATCTAATTTTTTCTCCAGCTCAGGAAGATCATGCTCATAAACATCGGCAGCTTTATTAATACCACCTACAATAGTTGACATATTACCATTCAAAATTTCATTAGCCGAATGGATTTCATTCTTGACATCTGGCAACTCTTTTTGATATTTTTCTAACATCTCTATTGCTTGTGTAATGGTTTTACTTGTATTATCTAATAACGTATCTAATTGTCCTACCATATCTTCATCAACAATTTTATTCGTGATTTTTTCTGCAGAGCCTAATGTATCTTGAACGCCATCAATAATACTTGAGATTTCTTTTTGCATAGATGACGGGTCAATACTATCTACCCCAGTTGAAATATCTGCTGCAAGATCGCTAATATCAGCCAAACGATTGGCTAATTCATCTGTAGACAATCTATCGATATTATTAGTTACATCATTATTACGATTTTCTAACAGCATCAAAGTTGATTGAATATCTGACAAGCGATTAATCATTGGTGATAAATTATTACGTCCAGACCACTGTTCTAACGCATCCATCGTACTTACTGTTGATTCAATAACTTCTGTCATACGATGAGTGCTCATGCTCATTGTATTTAATACTTTGGCAATACTAGCTTTTTTCTCATCAATTGCTTGATCATCGCTTAAGATATTTGCCAAATTACGATTGGCTTCACTGATGTCATGAGAAACTAAAGTAACAATTGTTAAACCAGATCCTATTCCTGAAGCTACTTCTGGTAAGGCATCATTAATTTTAGATGCGCTTGCTGAAATTTCTGGTACTACTTCATTAGCTGTTTTAGCCATATTTTCAACTTCTGGCAAGACTTCTTGCGCTTGTTGGATAACATCTAATCCGCGATTAGCTTCCGTAATCGCACTATCCATAATTTCAACTACTTGGTCAAAATCCTCATCAACCATAGCAATTTGTTTCCCTGCATTTTCAATTTCAGGAATTTTATTTTTTAAATCTAACACAACTTTACCTGATTCTTTCAATTCAGGTACTCTTTTATTAAGATCAACAATTTTGTCGCCCATCTTATTTAATTCAGGCATATAATCAATAAATTCATTTGCTTTAGCTAATTTATCTTTATATTCAGGCATATTTTTATTCACTTCGATTAATTCCTTAGTATAGTCATCAATCTTATCGAGATTGTCATCTAGTTCTAACACTTTACCTGAAACCTTATTAATACTTGCTAAATTACTATCTAAATCGTATCCAACTTCATTAAATGTTTTTAAAAGTGTATCACTAACCGTTTCTACAAATTGTGTACTAATCGTATCTTTGATTGCCCCAGCACCTTTATCGGTAATCTTTGGCGCAATAGCATTTATTTTTTGATTGACACTATACTTGATTTCTGGTTTTTTAATATCACCATTAACAAAACTTGTTAAATTAGCTGAGAAATTTTGTGGTAGGTAGATTCCACCATAGTATTTCCCACTTTGAACCCCTTTATCCAGTTCTTTTTTTGAATCAACAAAACGCCAACCTACCGTTTTATTTTTTTTCAAATTTTTAATAATTTTATCACCAATATTTATCTCTTTATCCATCACATCAACTGTTTTATCATCTGAATACACGGCGATAGAAATATCTTTCGTATTAGCATAAGGATCCCATAAAGCAGCAATATTGAACCACGCATACAAAGATGGAATAATCATTAAAGCAATAATTAGTAAAAATGTTAAAGGATTCTTAAAAATACGTTGCCAGTCAAGTTTAAATAACTCCCAAGTATTTTTTATACTATTTTTCATTCTTGGTTCCTCATCTTTCATTAAATCTCATTCCAATTCTTTTCAGGAATTGTTGTTTCATTTTCGAAAACTTGTTTGACTACCTCTTTTATTGACGTATTACGTAATTTATCTTCCCAAGCACGGTCTGCTTCAGAAAAATAAGCAGCTACTATATTATGCCCATTTTGAGCAATTTCGTCAAATTCTGAAAACGCTCGTTGAAACACTCCCATATTAGGAAATGTTTCGAGTGGCCCTTCAATCGCCTCAACAATTTCTAGTAGTGAAATATTTTCGATTTCTTTTTCTAAGTAAAAACCACCATTATTTCCTGAGACACCACCTATCAATTTTGAGACAACTAATTTTCTCAAGAGTTTCTTAACATATGAAGGTGAAACTGATAATTTCATATAGATAGATTCTGATGAGACAGGTACCTCTCTTTTTTGAATTGACAAAATCGCCATAATGGCTAAAGCTTGCTCTGTCGCATTTGTTAAACGCATAATGTCACTCCCACTTTCTCTACTTCAAGAGTCCATTATAGACTTTCTTTATCTCTAACGCAAGTTATTTACTATTACTTTTGTTATTTTAACAGTTTTTTTTCAATAAAAAAAGCGTTAATCCTGTAGGATTAACGCTAAAAGAATGAGCTAATTAAGCTTTTCCTTTTGAACCGAACCATTCGATTCTTTCTTTAACTAATTCAACAACTGCATCAGTTCCTGGTGCTAATAATTTACGAGGGTCAAAACCTTTTCCTTCAAGATCTTTTCCTTCTTCAATATATTTACGAGTCGCTGCTGCGAATACTTCTTGACATTCAGTGTTTACATTAATTTTTGAAACACCTAATGAGATAGCTTTTTGTACTTGATCTAATGGGATACCTGATCCACCATGTAATACTAGAGGTTTACCATCTGTCACATCAGCAATATTGCTCAATGTTTCAAAACTTAAACCAGTCCAGTTTTCAGGATATGAACCATGAATGTTACCAATACCTGCTGCTAAGAAGTCAATACCAGTATCTGACATTTGTTTACACTCAGCTGGATCTGCTAATTCACCAGAGCCGATGATACCATCTTCTTCTCCACCGATACTTCCAACTTCACACTCAACTGAAACACCTTTATCATGAGCAATTCTTACAACTTCTTTTGCTTTTTCTAAGTTTTCTTCAAATGGTAAATGAGAACCATCGAACATAACTGAAGTGTAACCTAATTCGATACATTTTAAAGCATCTTCATATTCACCATGATCTAAATGTAAAGCAACAGGAACTGTAATTCCCATTGAATCAATTAAATCTTCAACCATGTGTACACACATTTGGTAGCCGCCCATATATTTAGCTGCGCCCATAGATGTTTGAATCATAACAGGAGATTTTGACTCTTCTGCACCTTTTAAGATTGCTTTAGTCCACTCTAAGTTGTTTGTGTTAAAAGCCCCTACTGCGTATTTGCCTTCACGTGCTTGTTTTAACATTTCTGCTGCTGATACTAATGCCATTGATAATTCCTCCTATTTATGGAAAACATATTTGCTAAGTAATAACTTAGCTGACGCCCTTATTTTATCAGAAATAACAGTACATTTCTACCTAAAACATGAAAAATATTCATCTATTTGAAAAATCTTTCACATTTCCATGATATTTCCGCTTATTCAACTTCATTTTTCCTCCCTTTTTACAAAAAAACTTACTAAACATTGTTTAGTAAGTTACTTGATGCTCTTCAAATAAGTCAATGCATCCTCCGCTGTTTTAACCGGTATGATTTTCATCTTGCTCTTAATTTTTTGTGCTGCCTCTTTTGCTTCCTCATAATTAGTTTGAACGTCTGGGTATACTTTTTTAGTTTCTTCATCTATTTCATCATTTGGAGCAAAAAAGACAGTTGCCCCAGCCTTATCAGCAGCGACTACCTTCTTATCAATTCCACCAATTGGACCAACTGTACCGTCACTCATAATAGTTCCAGTTCCTGCTATATCTCTACCTTTGCGAAGGTCTTGATCTTCCAGCAATTGATAAAGAGACAACGTAAACATTAAACCAGCTGAAGGCCCTCCAATATCGTCCACATTAATTTCCAAATCTTGTTTAGTCTTTAAAGAGGTCTGTTCCGTTAAAGTTACTCCAATTCCAACTTTTTTGGCATCAGGTAAATCAATAATCTTACCTTCCGCTTTTTCTTTATTGCCATCACGGAAAAAATGTATGGTAATACGTTGTCCTAATTTTTGTTTTTTTATATAGTTCATAAAATCATCAGTTTTTTTAAACTTCTTATCATTTACTTGATAAAGGATATCCCCTGGTTCTAACTTGTCATAAAAATCTGACTGCTCTTGAACTGTCATAACATAAGCACCATCATAACTTATTTTATATGGTTTTTTAGCCAAGTCTAGCGCAACTTTTTTAGCCATATTGGTAGAAGAGGTCATTTCATAATTACTTAGTTGATCATATTCGTCATCTGTACTATCTCCCATCAACTCATCCTGACTAATAATATCTTGGAATGAAGACAGTTTTGCTGTTGCTAAACTGGCTAATGTCCCTCTTTGAATTCCCACCGTTGTTAGCATAAAAGAACCTGGTTGTTTATCACGTTTACCATCCACTGTTACAAAATTTTTAGTATCTTCAGCCGATCCTGGCATTTCAATATAATAAGGTAATGGGACTAATACACTTAAAATTGCTAGTAGGCTAATCCCTATTAAAATAGAATATTTAATTAAGTCACGACGATGTTTAGACTGATACTTCTTTGCCATGTTTACGTCCTTCTTTCTATACTGAACTAGTTACTTTTCAATTTTTTTAGCATTGCGTCTTTTACATTCTGGGGTACAAAAGCGCTGATATCCCCATCAAACTTAGCAATTTCTTTAATAATACTCGAACTGATATTACTATATTCATCATCCGCTAGTAGGAAAATAGTCTCAATATTACTATTTAATTTTTTATTCATAGAAGCAATATTTTTTTCATACTCATAATCTGTCATATTTCTTATGCCACGAATTAAAAATTTAGCTCCCAGTTCACTTGCAATATCGACTGTTAAACCAGCTTTTTGATTAATAACAGACACCTTTGGCAGTGCCTTAGTAGACTCTTCAATCAGTGTAACTTTTTCTTCGGCAGTAAATAAGCCCTGTTTCGTTGTATTAGTCAAAACACCAATAATAACTTCATCAAACAATTCAGATGCTCGTTCGACTGTATTGAGATGACCATTTGTAAAAGGGTCGAAACTTCCTGGAAATAAAGCGATTTTTTTTATCACTATTCTTCAGTCCTTTCATAAATAACCACTTCTGTTCCACCATAATTTTGGCGACGGCGACATACGAACTCTCCGATACTATCTGTTAATTTAACAGATCTATCTGTCTCGCAAACAATCAGTGCCTCTCCAGATAATAAACCTAATTCATCCATTTTTATCACTTGCTCATTAATCTTTTGTTGGGCATACGGTGGGTCTAAAAATAAATAATCAAATACTTCACCTGCATTAGCTAATTGTAAGATAACACGATCAGCGTCCCCTTTGATTACTTTAAATTTGTGACTTTCTTTTGTTAGCTCTATATTTTCCTTTATAACATTTAACGCTTGATAATTTTTGTCAACACAAACTGCAAGCTCACACCCTCTCGAAACAGCCTCAATTGCCAAAGAACCACTTCCAGCAAATAAATCTAATACTTTTCCACCATCAAAATATGGCCCTATCATATTAAAAATTGACTCTTTTACTTTATCTGTTGTTGGTCTTGTATTATCACCTGGCAATGACTTTAAACGTCTTCCTCCATATTCACCTGAAATAATTCTCATACTAGACACGTCCCTTCTTATTAACTTTCCTTGTTTTACTTCAAAATAAAAAAGCATGTATAAAGTCTGACTAGCTAGTTCAGACTTTACTCACCAACATGCTTAATCTGTCTCAATCAACGTTATCTTTGTTGACTTTTCAATGACATCAAAGCCATCATCATCTTGTAATAAAGCTTCTTTTGACCCAACCCGTTCACCAAAATCCATTTCAATATTTGGTCGATAAGAAGGCTCTACTTCTCGAACGAAGTGTAATTTTTCAAGTGCTAATTGATTTTTTTCGATATTATCTTCATCCATATATATCACTATATATTTCATTTTTCTTGAAACATACGCAATTGTACCAAATTTTTTTAATGTTTTTAACTGTCTTAAACTGTAAACCCAGACAATTAATGATCTTCGCTTAGTTATTTCAAACTTAGGTTGTGTTTCAACTGAGTTATCCAACATGGCAGTTACCACCGCATCCTTTCTGAGCAAATTCAAAGAACGGGTTACCCGCCTCAATTTTAATATTACTAGAGATTGATTGTGCTATTTCATAAGTCACTAAATCCAAACTTTCCTGAACATCTCGCTCATAAATTCTAAATTCAACAATATTATTATCCATATCTAACTGGCGTTTAGTTGCTCTTAACGCTCGTCTTTTCTCCTTGTAGTCAGGTGCATATTGCCCATAAGCTTCAATTTTTTCAAAAGATTCTTTTGCACGGCTAAAATCTTTCACATGTTCTTGAGTTATTTTAGATGTTTCTATTAATTGACGACTTTTAAGATAGCCTCTAGTAGGAGAACTTGCCAATAAACAGTCACACAACCGATCGATACTATCTTCTAATTCAAATATCTCTTCTGTATATAACATTTGATCAGCTCCTTTTTTATCCTCAATTAATAATAAAGTATTTTATCTCACCTAGCAAGCCTAGCCTATTCGTCATTCCTAACACTAGTCTCTGATTCTAGTGAAGATTCTAACGGATATTTCTCAGAACTACTATCATTAGCCTCTTCTATAAGCTGATCATTTCCATCTTGGATCGCTCTCTCATCAAATTTTTCATGATTCTGTAACTCATCTTCAGGTTGAACCTGCGTCAGTCCTGCTGATGAGGTAGTTGTTGTCAGCTCATCACTTCTTAACAGTGACTCATCTTCCTCGTTCTCTTCTTTATTTGTCGTAATACTCGGATTTTTTTGAACCTCTCTACTACTATTTTCACTAAACTCACTTGTTTCTCTTGTCTCACTTGTTTCATTTACATTTTTTAACTTAAGAAGTGCTTCTGGATGGGAAGATTCCGTTGTTACCTTATTTGAGACAATGAACAACACAACGCCTTCAGCACACGCAACCCCGATCTCTTTGCTACTACCATCAATAATGTTAGTTTCAATCATGCCAGTTCCGTATAAAGTCATCACTAAAAATGGTATATCACTACTTGGTGCTACTAAATAACCCTTTACTACTTTAGAATTTAAGCTTGACAATTCTAATAAGCGAGTCATTTCAGCCTTATTTAAGACTTGCAGGTCCCTTACGCCTCTAACTTTTTGCCGATCATCCCATTCTTTTTTCGATTCTCGATTGGGAAAAATAGTCGATTTTTCGTTTAAAAATGTTTGTAATGTTGTACTAGCCACATCCATTAAGGTTGATGTATAGTGAATTTTACTCTCTTTACTTTGATCTAAAATAGCTAGTAAAGATTGGAGTTGAAGTTGATTATTTTTATCAATATGGGCTTGCTCTACTTTAGGCTGGTACTCTATTAATTTACTCAACTCTCCCTCAACTTGATAGGGTTTCAAATCTAATAACATCTCTTTATCTAAATAACGAACACCAATTAATTTTCCATTTTTTTGATTAAAATGTAAGATTGCAAACGCACCATTATCAAAAGCAACGAGAGGACGATAGTTCATATCATCCTCCGTTAACTCTAAACTGTACTCGGTCTTATTATACGTAATATCAAAATTCGAATAAATAGTCGTTAACGCTGCAACATCAGTCAATGACATACCGAGTTCAAAAGGGGCTATTTCAAAATCTTTTCCCAACACAAAGATAGATTTAATACGATTGGCTGTTACTTCTATCTGTAAATAATCATGAACCTCATCCCCTAAAATCCACCACTGACCACCAAAATTATTATCTTGGATATCTAATGGTTCACCATAAACTTTTGTCAACTCACTTGCATTTTGACCAATATACTTGGCAAAACCAGTCGCGGCTAATTTACCATAAGGAAAAGCTTTATGCTTAGCTACACTAGCTTCTTTCTTTTCGACTTTTACAACCTCTTCTTGATTTGACTTTGGCGCTGAATAGATAGGTACAAGATACGCTACAATCAAACACAGCATCACTAGTAAGATAAATTGACCGAAACGTTTCACTGTCCCACCCCTTTCTTCTTAAACAAATTTCATTTTGATTAGTAAGTCACCTGATAAAATACTCTCTCCAGACTCAACATGAATAGAATGAATAATACCATCAAAGGGGGCTTGAATCATGGTCTCCATCTTCATAGCTTCTGTTATTAGTAACGGCTGGCCTTTCGTAACGTGTTGACCTTTGCCCACTAATACGTCTAATACAGAACCAGACATTGTCGCTCCAATATGTTCTTTTTTACTTGGTTCAGCTTTTTCTTTAACCATCACGACTGACTTAATATTGTTATCCTTAACTAAAATTTCACGGCGTTGACCATTAAAGGTAAAGAATAAAATACGTTGTCCTTCAAGATTAGGTTCTCCAATTTGATCCAAAGTAATAATTAACGTTTTTCCTTTTTCAATAGCTAGATGAATCGTTTCGTTTTGTCTCATTCCATAGAAGAAAGTTGGGGTATCTAATAACGTCACATCACCAAAATCTTGATGTAATTTTTGATAATCAATAAACACTTGCGGGTACATTAAATAACTTAATACTTCTTCCTCTTTTGGTTCATAACCAATAATAGCTTCTAATTCACTTTTTACTGTTACAAAATCAACTGGTTTTGCCAAGCTACCAGGTCGAACCTCGATTGAATTTTTCCCATTTAAAATAATTTGTTTTAATTTTTCTGGGAAACCTCCTGTCGGCTGGCCTAAGTCACCTTTAAATAAACTAACAACTGATTCTGGGAAATTCAATTCTTTCCCTTTTTTATAAATATCAGCTTCTTTCAGCTTATTTTGAACCATAAATAATGCCATATCTCCTACAACTTTAGATGACGGTGTAACTTTAACGATATCCCCAAACATTTGATTGACAGTCGCATACATTTTTTTGACTTCATCCCACTGTTCGCCTAGCCCAACAGCTTTAGCTTGTTGTTGTAGATTAGAATATTGGCCACCAGGCATCTCATGTTCATATACTTCGGTTTGAGGCGCACTCACTCCATTTTCAAAAGGATGGTAATAAGCTCGAACACTTTCCCAATAGTGATTAATTTGTTGGACATTTTCTATCGTCAAGTTAGGTGTTCTCTCACCGTTCACCAAGGCATAATATAAACTACTTAAGCTAGGTTGACTTGTCGCACTACTCATCGAACTCGTTGCCACATCCACAATATCGACACCAGCTTTGGTAGCTGCTGAGTAGGTAATAATACCATTACCACTAGTATCATGAGTATGTAAATGTATTGGCAATGATACGGTATCTTTTAATTCACTAATTAAGCGATAGGCCGCTTGAGGTTTAAGCAGACCTGCCATATCTTTAATCCCTATAATGTGTGCACCCATTTTCTCTAGTTCAAGAGCCATTTCCTTATAGTAAGTTAAATCATATTTAGGGCGTGATTTATCCATAATATCACCCGTATAACAAATAGCTGCTTCAGCTATTTTACCCGTATCTCGCACATATTGAATACTTTTTTCCATCTGTGGTAACCAATTTAGACTATCAAAAATCCGGAAAACATCAATTCCTTGTGCCGCTGATTCCTTAATAAAGGCCTCAATTACATTATCAGGATAGTTTTGATACCCTACTGCATTTGATCCTCTAAAAAGCATTTGGAATAAAGTATTGGGCATCGCTTCTCGCAATACTCTCAAACGTTCCCAAGGATCTTCTTTTAAGAAGCGGTAGGACACATCAAAAGTTGCTCCCCCCCACATTTCACTTGAAAATAATTCTGGCATTGCTTCTTCAGTCGAACGTGCTATTTTTTCAAGATCAGTCGTTCTTACACGAGTTGCTAATAGACTTTGATGCGCATCTCTAAACGTCGTGTCTGTCAATAGAACTTCTTCTTGCTTATTGATCCAATCCACGACAGCATCTGGTCCTTGACTATCTAAAATATTTTTGGCTGTTGTCAGTTCTTTTGTAATAATTTTTTTAGGTAAACGTGGTGTCTCAAAGAAACGTTTTGTTTCCTTTTCGATACCAGGGAAACCATTGACTGTTACTTCTCCAATATATTTTAACGTTTTATTTCCTCTATCACGCAATAAAGGAAAATCAAATAATTCAGGTGTGTTATCAATAAACGTTGTCGTTACTTCACCTGACTTAAATGTTGGATGGTTGATTACTTTTTCTAAAAAGGCTACATTCGTCTTGACCCCTCTAATTCTAAATTCTTTCAGGGCACGGCGCATTCGGTTGATACTTTTTTCAAAATCTGTTCCAAAAGTACATACTTTAACAAGTAAAGAATCAAAGTGAGGCGTAATTTGTGACCCGACATAGACATTTCCCATATCTAGACGAACACCTAACCCCCCCGGTGAGCGATATGTATCAATCACCCCAGTATCTGGCATAAAATCATTTAATGGGTCCTCAGTTGTAATACGACACTGAATAGCAGCTCCTTTTAAATGCAACTCGTCTTGTTTAGGAATACCAATTTCTGTATGTAAATTTTTACCTTGAGCAATTAATAACTGACTCACAACGATATCTATATCCGTTACAAGTTCTGTAATTGTGTGTTCTACTTGAACACGTGGATTGACCTCAATAAAATAAAAATTATCTCCTTCTACTAAAAATTCAACTGTTCCAGCATTAACGTAGCCAACATGATTCATTAATTGGACTGCAGCTTCACAAATTTCTGATCTAAATGATGGCGTTAAAGAAATACTTGGTGCAACTTCTACGACTTTCTGATGACGACGCTGAACCGAACAGTCACGTTCAAATAGATGGACAATATTCCCTTGTCTATCTCCTAAAATTTGGACTTCAATATGCTTAGGATTAGAAATATATCGCTCCACATAAACCTCATCACTACCAAAAGATGCTTTCGCCTCACTTTTAGCACGATCATATCCTTCTCTAGCTTCTTTTTCGTTATGAGCTACACGCATACCACGGCCACCGCCACCTAA is a window of Vagococcus intermedius DNA encoding:
- a CDS encoding pyruvate carboxylase; its protein translation is MKKVLVANRGEIAIRIFRACTELDIRAVGIYALEDEDSMHRFKADEAYLVGEGKKPIEAYLDIEDILRIAKESGVDAIHPGYGLLSENLEFAKRCQEEDIIFIGPDLKHLDMFGDKIKAKEAALSAGIQSIPGTDGPIASIDEALEFATEHGYPIMIKAALGGGGRGMRVAHNEKEAREGYDRAKSEAKASFGSDEVYVERYISNPKHIEVQILGDRQGNIVHLFERDCSVQRRHQKVVEVAPSISLTPSFRSEICEAAVQLMNHVGYVNAGTVEFLVEGDNFYFIEVNPRVQVEHTITELVTDIDIVVSQLLIAQGKNLHTEIGIPKQDELHLKGAAIQCRITTEDPLNDFMPDTGVIDTYRSPGGLGVRLDMGNVYVGSQITPHFDSLLVKVCTFGTDFEKSINRMRRALKEFRIRGVKTNVAFLEKVINHPTFKSGEVTTTFIDNTPELFDFPLLRDRGNKTLKYIGEVTVNGFPGIEKETKRFFETPRLPKKIITKELTTAKNILDSQGPDAVVDWINKQEEVLLTDTTFRDAHQSLLATRVRTTDLEKIARSTEEAMPELFSSEMWGGATFDVSYRFLKEDPWERLRVLREAMPNTLFQMLFRGSNAVGYQNYPDNVIEAFIKESAAQGIDVFRIFDSLNWLPQMEKSIQYVRDTGKIAEAAICYTGDIMDKSRPKYDLTYYKEMALELEKMGAHIIGIKDMAGLLKPQAAYRLISELKDTVSLPIHLHTHDTSGNGIITYSAATKAGVDIVDVATSSMSSATSQPSLSSLYYALVNGERTPNLTIENVQQINHYWESVRAYYHPFENGVSAPQTEVYEHEMPGGQYSNLQQQAKAVGLGEQWDEVKKMYATVNQMFGDIVKVTPSSKVVGDMALFMVQNKLKEADIYKKGKELNFPESVVSLFKGDLGQPTGGFPEKLKQIILNGKNSIEVRPGSLAKPVDFVTVKSELEAIIGYEPKEEEVLSYLMYPQVFIDYQKLHQDFGDVTLLDTPTFFYGMRQNETIHLAIEKGKTLIITLDQIGEPNLEGQRILFFTFNGQRREILVKDNNIKSVVMVKEKAEPSKKEHIGATMSGSVLDVLVGKGQHVTKGQPLLITEAMKMETMIQAPFDGIIHSIHVESGESILSGDLLIKMKFV